One Funiculus sociatus GB2-C1 DNA window includes the following coding sequences:
- the egtD gene encoding L-histidine N(alpha)-methyltransferase produces MSISKTASSKISSQYTIEKRLQIEHLLSPTPSELNKLDPGGDVVQGLTQTPKTLPPRYFYDDKGSQLFEQICELPEYYLTRTETAILQEYAGEIAQMTGECELVELGSGSSTKTRILLNAYQEMGERLRYVPIDVSAGILESSARELLVDYPSLQVHAKCSTYELALARLSPTGLSSRMICFIGSTLGNLTPEECDRFFSQITNALQSGEYLLLGIDLAKPKHLLDAAYNDSCGVTAAFNLNMLEHLNRRFDGNFDISEFEHWAFYNETQQQIEMHLRSKRSQTIQLRALDLTIEFSRGETILTEISRKFDLKTMQQYLQTQGLKPLQVWTDQQQWFGLLLCQMQPSVS; encoded by the coding sequence ATGTCAATTTCTAAAACTGCAAGCAGTAAAATTTCTTCCCAGTACACTATTGAAAAACGCTTGCAGATAGAGCATCTACTTAGCCCCACGCCATCAGAGCTAAATAAACTCGATCCGGGTGGCGATGTTGTTCAGGGCTTGACTCAAACTCCCAAAACTCTGCCGCCACGCTATTTCTACGATGACAAAGGTTCACAACTGTTTGAGCAAATCTGCGAGTTGCCGGAATATTATCTAACACGCACAGAAACGGCGATTTTGCAAGAGTATGCCGGGGAAATTGCCCAGATGACGGGTGAGTGTGAACTGGTGGAACTGGGAAGCGGTAGTTCTACGAAAACCCGCATTCTGCTAAATGCTTACCAGGAGATGGGTGAGAGGCTGCGTTATGTGCCGATTGATGTCAGTGCGGGGATTTTGGAAAGCAGTGCTAGAGAGCTTTTGGTAGACTATCCATCTCTTCAGGTTCATGCTAAGTGCAGCACTTATGAACTGGCATTGGCACGACTGTCCCCAACTGGGCTGTCTAGCCGGATGATATGTTTTATTGGCTCTACATTGGGAAATTTGACTCCCGAAGAATGCGATCGCTTCTTTTCCCAAATTACAAATGCCCTCCAGTCGGGCGAGTATTTGTTACTAGGAATAGACTTAGCCAAGCCTAAACATTTGTTGGATGCAGCCTATAACGATAGCTGTGGCGTAACGGCGGCGTTTAATTTGAATATGCTGGAGCATTTGAATCGGCGCTTTGATGGCAATTTTGACATCTCAGAGTTTGAACACTGGGCGTTTTATAACGAAACTCAGCAGCAAATTGAGATGCACTTGAGGAGTAAGCGATCGCAAACTATCCAGCTTCGCGCTCTCGACTTAACGATTGAGTTCAGCAGGGGCGAGACAATTCTTACCGAAATTTCCCGCAAATTCGATCTCAAAACTATGCAGCAGTATTTACAAACACAAGGTTTAAAACCGCTGCAAGTTTGGACAGATCAACAGCAGTGGTTTGGCTTATTGCTTTGCCAGATGCAACCTTCCGTTTCGTAG
- the egtB gene encoding ergothioneine biosynthesis protein EgtB: protein MKFKSINSCREAIYQGLQRCRTGTLALFEGINHDTFCRQVHPDFSPIGWHLGHIGYTESLWLLNRCARKPPAFTEYQRLFAADGLPKVERVYLPTLSEICSYLDTIREQVLDYLKVAPLDEQERLWRWLIQHESQHSETVSFVLQLQRWQMPQVGSLVASGLPNQGRASYPPPKQSEMIEIPAGEFAMGNESIDALDNERPVHKVYLDTYWIDRYPVTCGQYREFIEAGGYRETCWWSNTGWKWLSENPVNQPLYWAEDSAWDNHPVCGVSWYEAEAYARFVGKRLPTEAEWEKAASWDETALCRRTYSWGEELDAHRCNHDNAVGQTTPVDAYPSGQSAYGLQDALGNVWEWTSTWFNGYDGFVSYPYAGYSQAYFDGHRVLRGGSWATRPWALRCSFRNWYHPDVRQILSGFRCAKS, encoded by the coding sequence TTGAAGTTCAAATCGATCAATTCTTGTAGAGAGGCAATTTATCAGGGATTACAGCGCTGTCGTACCGGAACTTTAGCGCTGTTTGAAGGTATAAACCACGACACCTTTTGTCGTCAAGTTCATCCCGATTTCAGCCCCATCGGTTGGCATCTCGGCCACATTGGCTACACTGAGTCTCTTTGGCTACTTAATCGTTGTGCTAGGAAACCGCCTGCGTTCACCGAATATCAACGCTTATTTGCTGCTGATGGCTTACCCAAAGTAGAACGGGTTTATTTACCAACACTTTCCGAAATTTGCAGCTACCTGGACACCATAAGAGAACAGGTATTAGATTACCTGAAAGTAGCGCCATTAGACGAGCAAGAACGCCTCTGGCGCTGGTTAATTCAGCATGAAAGCCAGCATAGCGAAACGGTGAGCTTTGTGCTGCAATTGCAACGCTGGCAAATGCCCCAAGTGGGATCTCTTGTGGCATCTGGCTTGCCTAATCAGGGGCGAGCATCCTACCCACCCCCCAAGCAATCTGAAATGATTGAAATCCCGGCGGGTGAGTTTGCGATGGGTAACGAATCTATCGATGCCCTGGATAATGAAAGACCAGTTCACAAAGTATATTTAGACACCTACTGGATTGACCGCTACCCCGTCACCTGCGGGCAATATCGCGAGTTCATCGAAGCGGGAGGCTATCGGGAAACCTGTTGGTGGAGTAATACTGGCTGGAAATGGCTGTCTGAGAATCCTGTCAATCAGCCGCTATATTGGGCAGAAGACTCAGCTTGGGATAATCACCCTGTTTGCGGTGTCAGCTGGTACGAAGCTGAAGCTTATGCCAGATTTGTTGGTAAGCGTTTGCCAACAGAGGCAGAGTGGGAAAAAGCAGCTAGTTGGGATGAAACAGCCCTTTGTCGTCGCACTTATTCTTGGGGGGAAGAACTAGATGCCCACCGATGCAATCACGATAATGCTGTGGGGCAAACGACACCAGTAGACGCTTATCCATCTGGGCAAAGTGCTTATGGTTTGCAAGATGCTTTGGGTAATGTTTGGGAGTGGACATCCACTTGGTTCAATGGCTACGACGGGTTTGTAAGTTACCCTTACGCTGGTTATTCCCAGGCTTATTTTGATGGACATCGGGTGTTGAGAGGTGGCAGCTGGGCGACTCGTCCTTGGGCTTTGCGTTGTAGCTTCCGCAACTGGTATCATCCCGACGTGCGTCAGATTTTGTCTGGGTTTCGCTGTGCTAAGAGTTAA
- a CDS encoding alpha/beta hydrolase → MASSPRQDRATSPFKQQKSPAGHKKNRSWLQKMRSPKETAPVGGSRFFFSLCLGILSTALSAIPAFGAERIAFFYPPFGEFYISIKDLEIFAKEGKITPEFAFYANRVKPQQLAVLRELLQRRLDVGPITISQFTYTPIGEQILRRLGQVLKADFNQNGFYALRSAFIQAAADPEGLTLVNILHQFPLRTIRLDLQLSLQAIRQVSYLFGRRDLIVNSIQQQAADEVATTTLTSLPEPDLRVSGQFRWRKETITFNNPNRELPVPADIYLPQGLQKTAPVIVISHGVASDRNTFAYLAEHLASWGFAVALVEHPDTSAEKFQRFLTGFDTPPQPTTFINRPLDVKYLLDELQQKSESDPAWKGKLNVQQVGVIGQSLGGYTVLALGGAALNFEKLRQVCNQSELNNTSFNLSLLLQCRSTDLPPQNYNLQDERVKAVLAVNPLSSTIFGQEGLSKIQVPVMLVAGVEDLFTPPVPEQIFPFTWLTTPQKYLVMAQNATHFSYLGGKKGVLPVPPELIGSDPGLARPQLRALSTAFFKTHLSNQPEYRPYLSQPYVNAISQNPFNLTLIKSLTAAQLEQAIAGFR, encoded by the coding sequence ATGGCATCTTCCCCTCGTCAGGATCGTGCAACCTCTCCATTTAAGCAACAGAAGTCCCCTGCTGGTCATAAGAAAAACAGAAGTTGGCTTCAAAAGATGCGATCGCCCAAAGAGACGGCCCCTGTGGGGGGTTCGCGTTTTTTCTTTTCCCTATGCTTGGGAATACTCTCCACAGCTTTGAGTGCAATTCCTGCTTTTGGTGCCGAAAGAATTGCCTTCTTTTACCCTCCCTTTGGCGAGTTCTATATTTCCATTAAAGACCTGGAAATTTTTGCCAAAGAAGGCAAAATCACCCCAGAATTTGCCTTTTATGCCAATCGTGTCAAACCACAACAACTCGCTGTATTGCGGGAGTTACTGCAAAGACGCCTTGATGTAGGCCCTATTACTATCTCTCAATTTACTTACACGCCGATTGGAGAACAAATATTGAGGCGTTTGGGGCAAGTCTTGAAAGCTGATTTCAACCAAAATGGTTTTTATGCCCTACGATCCGCCTTTATTCAGGCTGCTGCTGACCCAGAAGGCTTAACCCTCGTAAATATACTGCATCAGTTCCCGCTGCGTACCATCCGCCTAGACCTGCAACTAAGTCTCCAAGCAATTAGACAGGTGTCTTATTTATTCGGAAGGCGGGATTTAATCGTCAACAGCATTCAACAGCAGGCGGCAGATGAAGTAGCAACAACGACTTTAACATCTTTACCAGAGCCAGATTTACGGGTTTCAGGACAATTTAGGTGGCGAAAAGAAACCATCACCTTTAACAACCCAAATCGGGAACTTCCCGTTCCTGCCGATATTTACTTGCCTCAAGGACTCCAGAAAACTGCCCCTGTAATTGTCATCTCTCACGGTGTTGCCTCAGACCGCAATACCTTTGCTTATCTAGCTGAACATTTAGCATCTTGGGGCTTTGCAGTGGCACTGGTGGAGCATCCTGATACCAGTGCCGAAAAGTTTCAGCGATTCTTGACTGGTTTCGATACACCCCCGCAACCCACCACATTTATCAATCGCCCTTTGGATGTCAAATATTTACTTGATGAACTCCAGCAAAAATCTGAGTCTGACCCAGCTTGGAAAGGAAAGCTGAATGTGCAACAGGTAGGAGTAATTGGTCAATCGCTTGGCGGTTATACGGTTCTAGCTCTTGGGGGTGCTGCGCTCAACTTTGAAAAGCTGCGTCAGGTGTGCAATCAATCTGAACTGAACAATACATCTTTTAATTTGTCACTGCTGCTACAGTGTCGAAGCACCGATTTACCGCCCCAAAACTATAATTTGCAAGATGAACGGGTGAAAGCGGTGCTGGCAGTAAATCCCCTGAGTAGCACTATCTTTGGACAGGAGGGATTAAGTAAAATTCAAGTTCCCGTCATGCTGGTTGCAGGTGTTGAGGATTTATTTACGCCACCAGTACCGGAGCAGATTTTCCCTTTTACCTGGCTAACAACGCCCCAGAAATACTTGGTTATGGCCCAAAACGCCACTCACTTCTCTTATCTTGGCGGAAAAAAAGGGGTGTTGCCTGTCCCACCAGAATTGATTGGTTCAGATCCTGGCTTAGCTCGTCCCCAACTCAGGGCGCTCTCAACGGCTTTTTTTAAAACTCACCTGAGTAATCAGCCAGAATACCGTCCCTACCTGAGTCAGCCTTATGTCAATGCTATCAGCCAAAATCCATTTAACCTGACTCTGATCAAGTCTCTGACAGCAGCTCAGTTGGAACAAGCGATCGCTGGCTTCCGCTAG